Proteins encoded together in one Amphiprion ocellaris isolate individual 3 ecotype Okinawa chromosome 14, ASM2253959v1, whole genome shotgun sequence window:
- the LOC111584426 gene encoding uncharacterized protein LOC111584426, which translates to MKLYTEIRDHTAPAADLRRKIDACEAVTGDIIKIIYERLSGIDGDFDAEHERCRLRRLLDHNYAYSIYGSTAAQTNATSHCPSSHLASKRVEAAAELAAKEAEYRIVQEERKHKERIKALEEQHKKELEMERSELEHLQAGKDMEAARARLEAYDREIQMYDVQSVKGEQVSLNPASQPPAPHSSTTVMLSAPTGVAQLAQAVQDSIAMNRLPMPEPTVFSGEPIQFIEWKASFTSLIDQKGISAADKLYYLKKYVSGPARKCLEGTFFRNDEAAYQDAWKKLNQRYGQAFVIQRAFREKLSSWPKIQSKDAEGLRNFADFLHACLLAMPHVKGLEILNDCEENQKLTQKLPDWAAARWNRQVTKALMEGKDFPSFMDFAAFLMQEAEVACNPITSIHALRSSEVRSDKENLKDFKRNKASVFNTKVVHSDQHTSSRAHMGSLCMLCEDAHQLHKCPALMKRSLESRRTYVKDNKLCYGCLKQGHSAKDCRHRLTCDICMKRHPTCLHDDNYIKYVKGERHVSMDSATQNNTVETAAVMSLNVARGEHSGSTSMILPVWVSSVANPYKEKLVYALLDTQSDTTFIDQEVSRELQVDSCPVKLKLTTMMGENAVVNSEKVSGLRVRGYSSATHIPLPAAYTKDYIPANMEHIPTCKTAKRWSHLSPIKDEVPLLLSCEVGLLIGYNCSRALAPRQTILGKNDEPYAVQTELGWSIVCSSAPCLETSLIDSLCHRVAVKEIPPATPMDVIRALESDFKEVSGNDKTVSQEDLIFLDKLEAGIRKNEQGQYEMPLPFKGRPYMPDNRQLAEVRLNHLKRKFCRNERYKEDYVRYMSDIIERGDVEEVQDDGIPGEKWYIPHHGIYHPKKPEKLRVVFDCSAKHKGTSLNEHLLSGPDMINNLTGILVRFRQHPIALMCDIEKMFHQFKVQNKDRNYLHFLWWNNGDLSTQPQEYRMTVHLFGAVSSPGCANYGLKHLAQENRLAYPLGAHFIARDFYVDDGVTSTETVEKGIQLTQEARELCAKGGLRLHKFASNNSIILDNIPASEHATDSTTRNLAFCEKQIERALGIHWNIKIDCFTFNITLKDQPPSRRGILSTVASIYDPLGFVAPYLLSGKRILQEMCHHGTGWDEPVSEHLRPRWEHWRKDLINLEKIQIARCYLPHNFGEVVKRELHHFSDASTAGYGQCTYLRLVNKNGEVHCAFIIGKSRVAPTKVTTIPRLELTAAVVAVAVSDMLKEELVYGDVEEFFWTDSKVVLGYLNNEARRFHTFVANRVQKIRNSTRPEQWFYVSTNENPADNASRGTTVDQLLSSNWLIGPQFLWEREIHPPARETMELPIGDPEVKKVQTLQTVTGKVSLTDRLVKFSSWSQAVSAVARLSRRLLKDKSNAHSSVSERENAALIIIKDLQKQAYQEEIKTLSKENQLPRNKLYHLDVFLDRDGVLKVGGRLRCSNLPSSCKHPTVIPREHHITKLIIAHCHERVKHQGKGFTINEIRSSGYWIPGLSRCVTSYVRQCVVCWKLRRPVEGQKMSDLPRERMEPSPPFTYCGMDCFGPFLTKQGRKEHKRYGLLFTCFYSRAIHVEMVEDLSTDAFINGLRCFIALRGSVREIKCDQGTNFVGAKNELNAALQEVDAERLATFLAKKQCDFVFNAPHASHAGGVWERQIRTVRNVLKSTLSLSPGRLNDASLRTLLYEVAAIVNSRPLTTDNLDDPNSLEPLTPNHLITMKATTALPVPGKFVREDLYGQKRWRQVQYLAEQFWSRWRKEYLHNITTRQRWHTPKRNIRAGDIVMDTDETQPRSVWRLGRVSETVMDKDGLVRRAMIFLGDRNLNKRGERTSKASVVERPVHKLVLQLEAP; encoded by the coding sequence CTACACTGAAATAAGAGATCATACGGCTCCAGCAGCTGACCTAAGGCGAAAGATAGATGCATGTGAGGCAGTAACTGGTGACATTATCAAAATCATATACGAAAGACTGTCAGGTATTGATGGAGATTTTGATGCAGAACATGAAAGATGTCGACTACGCAGGCTACTCGATCACAACTATGCATACTCCATTTATGGCTCTACGGCTGCACAGACAAATGCCACCAGCCATTGCCCATCTTCACACCTTGCATCCAAACGAGTCGAGGCAGCGGCAGAGTTGGCTGCAAAAGAGGCAGAATACAGGATAGTgcaagaggaaagaaaacacaaggaaAGGATTAAAGCTCTAGAAGAGCAACACAAGAAAGAACTTGAAATGGAAAGATCTGAGCTAGAGCATCTGCAGGCTGGAAAGGATATGGAAGCAGCTCGAGCCAGATTGGAAGCCTATGACAGAGAAATACAAATGTATGACGTCCAATCAGTAAAAGGTGAGCAGGTGAGCCTAAATCCTGCATCTCAGCCCCCTGCACCACATTCATCTACCACAGTTATGTTGTCTGCGCCTACTGGTGTCGCTCAACTAGCACAGGCCGTGCAGGACAGCATTGCAATGAATAGACTTCCTATGCCAGAGCCAACAGTGTTCAGTGGTGAACCGATTCAATTTATTGAATGGAAAGCTTCCTTCACGTCTCTGATAGACCAAAAGGGCATTTCTGCTGCAGATAAACTGTATTATTTAAAGAAGTACGTCAGTGGTCCAGCTCGTAAATGCCTTGAAGGCACCTTCTTCAGAAATGATGAAGCCGCCTACCAAGATGCTTGGAAAAAACTCAATCAACGATACGGTCAGGCATTTGTTATTCAAAGAGCCTTTAGAGAAAAACTGTCAAGCTGGCCAAAAATACAGTCTAAGGATGCTGAAGGACTAAGAAACTTTGCAGACTTCTTACATGCTTGCCTGCTAGCGATGCCTCATGTAAAAGGGCTGGAAATATTAAACGATTGTGAGGAAAATCAAAAACTAACACAGAAGTTGCCTGACTGGGCAGCAGCCAGATGGAACCGCCAGGTGACAAAGGCCCTGATGGAAGGAAAAGATTTTCCTAGCTTCATGgattttgctgcatttctgatgcAGGAAGCAGAAGTTGCATGCAATCCCATCACCTCCATACATGCACTTCGTTCTTCTGAGGTACGCAGTGACAAAGAGAACCTAAAGGACTTTAAAAGGAATAAAGCAAGTGTCTTCAATACAAAGGTTGTGCACAGTGACCAGCACACGTCGAGCAGAGCACACATGGGATCTCTGTGCATGTTGTGTGAAGACGCACATCAGCTTCACAAGTGCCCAGCCCTCATGAAAAGGTCGCTGGAAAGTAGAAGGACATATGTCAAAGACAATAAACTGTGTTATGGCTGTTTAAAACAAGGTCACAGTGCAAAGGACTGCAGACACCGCCTCACCTGTGACATCTGCATGAAAAGGCACCCGACGTGTCTTCATGATGACAACTACATCAAATATGTGAAAGGAGAAAGACATGTGAGTATGGATAGtgccacacaaaacaacacagtggaAACTGCTGCTGTTATGTCACTTAATGTTGCCAGAGGAGAACATTCTGGTAGTACTTCAATGATTCTTCCAGTGTGGGTGTCATCTGTTGCAAACCCATATAAAGAAAAACTTGTCTATGCTTTGTTGGACACTCAGAGTGACACCACATTCATCGATCAAGAAGTGAGTCGTGAACTACAAGTGGATAGCTGTCCAGTGAAACTAAAACTAACCACCATGATGGGAGAAAATGCTGTTGTAAATAGTGAAAAGGTATCTGGTCTCCGTGTGAGGGGTTACAGCTCTGCAACACACATTCCCCTCCCTGCTGCATACACAAAGGACTATATACCTGCAAACATGGAACATATACCAACCTGTAAGACAGCTAAACGCTGGAGCCATCTGTCACCAATCAAAGATGAAGTCCCACTGCTTCTCAGCTGTGAAGTAGGTCTCTTGATTGGGTATAACTGTTCCAGAGCCTTAGCACCTAGACAGACGATCCTAGGCAAAAATGATGAGCCTTATGCTGTTCAGACTGAGTTGGGATGGAGCATAGTTTGCAGTTCAGCACCTTGCCTCGAAACAAGTCTGATAGACAGCCTTTGCCATCGTGTTGCTGTAAAAGAGATTCCTCCAGCAACTCCCATGGATGTAATTCGAGCATTAGAAAGTGACTTCAAAGAAGTAAgtggaaatgacaaaacagtGTCTCAAGAGGATCTCATCTTCCTTGACAAACTTGAAGCAGGCATACGGAAAAATGAACAAGGACAGTATGAGATGCCACTGCCCTTTAAAGGAAGGCCCTACATGCCTGATAACAGACAGCTTGCAGAAGTCAGACTCAACCACCTGAAAAGGAAATTTTGCAGAAATGAAAGATACAAGGAAGATTATGTCAGATACATGAGTGACATCATCGAAAGAGGTGATGTAGAGGAAGTTCAGGATGATGGAATTCCTGGTGAGAAATGGTACATCCCACATCACGGCATCTACCAtccaaagaaaccagaaaaactGCGCGTAGTTTTTGACTGTTCAGCCAAGCATAAAGGAACCAGTCTCAATGAGCACCTTCTGTCTGGACCAGACATGATAAATAACCTAACTGGCATCCTTGTACGCTTCCGACAACATCCAATAGCTCTGATGTGTGACAtagaaaaaatgtttcatcagtTTAAAGTCCAAAATAAGGATCGTAACTACCTCCACTTCTTATGGTGGAACAATGGAGACTTAAGTACACAACCACAAGAGTACAGGATGACGGTACATCTCTTTGGTGCAGTGTCTTCCCCAGGATGTGCAAACTATGGATTAAAACATTTGGCTCAAGAGAACAGGCTTGCATATCCATTAGGTGCACACTTCATCGCCAGAGACTTTTATGTGGATGATGGTGTCACCAGCACAGAGACAGTGGAAAAGGGCATACAGCTGACACAAGAGGCACGTGAACTGTGTGCTAAAGGTGGTCTGAGACTCCACAAGTTTGCATCAAACAACAGCatcattttagacaacataCCAGCATCAGAGCATGCGACAGACAGCACAACAAGGAACCTTGCTTTCTGTGAGAAGCAAATTGAAAGAGCACTAGGTATTCACTGGAACATTAAAATAGACTGTTTTACATTCAATATTACACTGAAAGACCAACCTCCCTCACGACGTGGAATATTATCCACAGTTGCATCCATATACGATCCCCTTGGTTTTGTCGCCCCCTATCTTCTCAGTGGGAAAAGAATCCTGCAAGAAATGTGTCACCATGGTACTGGTTGGGATGAGCCTGTATCCGAGCATCTGAGGCCAAGGTGGGAGCATTGGAGAAAGGATCTCATCAATCTGGAGAAAATACAGATTGCCAGATGTTATTTGCCTCACAACTTTGGAGAAGTGGTAAAAAGGGAACTGCATCATTTCTCGGATGCGAGCACTGCTGGGTATGGACAGTGTACTTATCTGAGACTTGTGAACAAAAATGGAGAAGTGCACTGTGCTTTCATCATAGGTAAATCCCGCGTGGCTCCCACCAAGGTAACCACTATTCCAAGACTAGAACTGACGGCAGCAGTAGTTGCAGTAGCAGTGAGTGACATGCTCAAAGAGGAGCTAGTTTATGGTGATGTGGAAGAGTTCTTTTGGACAGACTCTAAAGTAGTCCTAGGATACCTAAACAATGAAGCAAGACGTTTTCACACGTTTGTTGCGAACAGGGTACAGAAGATTCGCAACAGCACAAGGCCTGAGCAATGGTTTTATGTTTCCACCAATGAAAACCCTGCAGATAACGCATCCAGGGGAACGACAGTGGATCAACTGCTGTCATCCAATTGGCTCATCGGTCCTCAGTTCCTGTGGGAAAGAGAAATTCATCCTCCAGCAAGAGAGACCATGGAACTTCCAATCGGGGACCCAGAAGTTAAAAAGGttcaaacactgcaaacagtGACTGGAAAGGTGAGCCTTACTGACCGCCTGGTAAAGTTTTCATCATGGTCTCAGGCTGTTAGTGCTGTGGCACGTCTCAGCCGGAGACTGCTAAAGGACAAGTCCAATGCTCACTCTAGTGtgagtgaaagagaaaatgcAGCGCTCATAATCATCAAAGATCTGCAAAAACAAGCATATCAGGAAGAAATAAAGACACTAAGTAAAGAGAATCAGCTACCAAGGAACAAGTTATATCATCTTGATGTCTTTTTAGACAGAGATGGTGTGCTCAAGGTAGGAGGAAGATTGCGTTGTTCAAATCTTCCCAGCTCATGCAAGCATCCAACAGTCATTCCCAGAGAGCATCATATCACAAAACTGATAATTGCACATTGCCATGAAAGGGTTAAACACCAGGGTAAGGGCTTCACCATTAATGAAATCCGATCCAGTGGCTATTGGATTCCAGGACTAAGTCGGTGTGTTACATCCTACGTTCGCCAGTGTGTAGTTTGTTGGAAACTAAGGAGACCTGTAGAAGGACAGAAAATGAGTGATCTTCCAAGAGAAAGGATGGAACCTTCTCCACCTTTTACATACTGTGGCATGGATTGTTTTGGTCCATTCCTGACTAAACAAGGACGAAAAGAACACAAGAGATATGGCCTGCTCtttacatgcttttattctCGTGCCATTCATGTTGAGATGGTAGAGGATTTGTCAACAGATGCTTTCATTAATGGTCTACGCTGCTTTATTGCATTAAGAGGTTCAGTTAGAGAAATTAAATGTGATCAGGGTACCAATTTTGTTGGTGccaaaaatgaactgaatgCAGCACTCCAGGAAGTTGATGCTGAGAGACTAGCAACCTTCCTTGCAAAAAAACAATgtgattttgtctttaatgCACCTCATGCAAGTCATGCTGGTGGAGTATGGGAGCGACAAATAAGGACTGTAAGAAATGTTCTCAAGTCTACACTCTCACTTTCCCCTGGTAGACTCAACGACGCCTCCCTAAGGACATTATTGTATGAGGTTGCTGCAATCGTGAACAGCCGCCCTCTTACAACAGATAACTTAGACGATCCAAACAGTTTGGAACCACTCACTCCTAATCACCTCATCACCATGAAAGCCACCACTGCATTACCTGTCCCAGGCAAGTTTGTGAGAGAGGATCTATATGGACAAAAAAGATGGCGCCAAGTGCAATATCTAGCCGAACAGTTTTGGAGTCGTTGGAGGAAGGAGTATCTCCATAACATCACAACCAGACAACGATGGCACACACCTAAGAGAAACATTCGAGCAGGTGACATCGTGATGGACACGGATGAAACACAGCCAAGATCTGTGTGGAGACTAGGAAGAGTCTCAGAGACAGTGATGGATAAAGATGGACTTGTCAGGAGAGCTATGATATTTCTTGGTGATAGAAATCTGAACAAAAGAGGTGAACGTACAAGTAAAGCATCTGTGGTAGAACGCCCAGTTCATAAGTTAGTTCTGCAACTAGAAGCCCCTTAA